In a genomic window of Hydrogenispora ethanolica:
- the groL gene encoding chaperonin GroEL (60 kDa chaperone family; promotes refolding of misfolded polypeptides especially under stressful conditions; forms two stacked rings of heptamers to form a barrel-shaped 14mer; ends can be capped by GroES; misfolded proteins enter the barrel where they are refolded when GroES binds), with translation MAGKRILFAEDARHALERGVNTLADAVKITLGPKGRNVVLDKKYGSPTITNDGVTIAKEIELKDPFENMGAQLAKEVATKTNDVAGDGTTTATLLAQAMVREGLKNVAAGANPMILKKGIEKAVGVVVDEIKKVSKPVDKKESISQVAAISAADEEIGKLIAEAMEKVGKDGVITVEESKTMGTNLEVVEGMQFDKGYVSPYMVTDSERMEAVLDEPYILITDKKINLIKDLLPVLEKVMQCGKPLLLIAEDVEGEALATLVVNKLRGTLNVVAVKAPGFGDRRKAMLSDIGVVTGGQVISEEVGATLENTTLDMLGQARQVKVTKDETTIVDGKGDAKEIKNRISQIKVQIEETTSDYDREKLQERLAKLAGGVAVIQVGATTETEMKEKKHRIEDALSATRAAVEEGVVPGGGVTLLQIAPALDKIKENGDVATGISIVRKALAEPLKQIANNAGVEGSVIVEKVVSMPAGQGYNALTGEFTDMVKAGIIDPAKVTRSALQNAASIAAMLLTTECLVAEIPEKKPPVVPPHGGGMDMDY, from the coding sequence ATGGCAGGAAAACGAATATTGTTTGCTGAAGATGCGCGTCACGCTTTGGAACGGGGCGTTAATACTTTAGCGGACGCAGTAAAGATAACTTTAGGCCCCAAGGGACGGAACGTAGTTTTGGATAAGAAATACGGCTCCCCGACCATTACCAATGACGGTGTCACCATTGCTAAGGAGATCGAACTGAAAGATCCCTTTGAAAACATGGGAGCCCAACTGGCCAAGGAAGTCGCCACCAAGACCAATGACGTGGCCGGTGATGGAACGACCACCGCGACCTTGCTGGCCCAGGCCATGGTGCGGGAAGGCTTAAAGAACGTGGCTGCCGGGGCCAATCCGATGATCTTAAAGAAAGGGATTGAGAAAGCGGTTGGCGTAGTGGTTGATGAGATTAAAAAAGTCAGCAAACCGGTGGACAAAAAGGAATCCATATCCCAGGTAGCGGCCATCTCCGCCGCCGACGAGGAGATCGGCAAACTTATCGCCGAGGCCATGGAGAAAGTCGGCAAGGACGGGGTGATTACCGTTGAAGAGTCCAAGACCATGGGGACCAATTTGGAAGTGGTTGAGGGAATGCAATTTGACAAGGGTTATGTATCCCCTTATATGGTTACCGACTCCGAGCGGATGGAGGCGGTGCTGGATGAACCCTATATTTTAATCACCGATAAAAAGATTAATTTAATCAAAGATCTGCTTCCGGTTTTGGAGAAGGTCATGCAATGCGGTAAACCGCTGCTCCTGATTGCCGAGGATGTGGAAGGCGAGGCTTTAGCTACATTAGTCGTCAACAAACTACGCGGCACTTTGAATGTCGTCGCGGTGAAAGCTCCTGGCTTCGGTGACCGGCGGAAAGCGATGTTAAGCGATATCGGGGTTGTCACCGGCGGACAGGTAATTTCCGAGGAAGTCGGTGCAACCCTGGAAAATACGACGCTGGATATGTTGGGCCAGGCAAGACAGGTTAAGGTCACCAAGGATGAGACCACCATCGTGGACGGCAAGGGCGACGCCAAGGAGATTAAAAACCGGATCAGCCAAATCAAGGTCCAGATTGAGGAGACCACCTCCGATTATGACCGGGAAAAATTGCAGGAACGGCTGGCCAAACTGGCTGGCGGCGTAGCCGTAATTCAAGTCGGAGCCACGACCGAGACCGAAATGAAAGAGAAAAAACACCGGATCGAGGATGCTTTATCGGCAACGCGGGCCGCGGTGGAGGAAGGCGTGGTTCCCGGCGGCGGCGTCACCTTATTACAGATTGCTCCGGCGCTTGATAAAATCAAGGAAAACGGTGATGTGGCCACCGGTATATCGATTGTCCGGAAAGCGCTGGCTGAGCCTTTAAAACAGATTGCCAACAATGCCGGTGTCGAAGGTTCGGTGATCGTCGAGAAGGTCGTTTCCATGCCGGCCGGACAGGGATATAACGCGTTGACCGGCGAGTTTACCGATATGGTGAAAGCGGGGATCATCGACCCGGCCAAAGTAACCCGGAGCGCGCTGCAAAACGCCGCCAGTATCGCCGCCATGTTGTTGACCACCGAGTGCCTGGTGGCGGAGATCCCCGAGAAGAAACCGCCGGTAGTTCCACCTCACGGCGGCGGAATGGATATGGATTATTAA
- the groES gene encoding co-chaperone GroES produces the protein MNIKPLGERVVAKVLESEERTKSGIVLPDTAKEKPQMGKVLAVGSGRTLENGQKIPLEVKAGDKVLFAKYAGTEVKLDGEEYMVLKENDILAIIPE, from the coding sequence ATGAATATCAAACCTTTAGGAGAAAGAGTCGTGGCAAAAGTCTTGGAGAGCGAAGAAAGGACTAAAAGCGGGATTGTCCTTCCCGACACCGCCAAAGAAAAACCCCAGATGGGAAAAGTGCTGGCGGTGGGGTCCGGTAGGACCCTGGAAAATGGCCAGAAAATCCCTTTGGAAGTAAAGGCCGGAGATAAAGTCCTCTTCGCGAAATACGCCGGGACTGAAGTCAAGCTTGACGGCGAGGAATATATGGTCTTAAAAGAGAACGATATTCTGGCCATTATTCCAGAATAG
- a CDS encoding GerAB/ArcD/ProY family transporter, translating to MIREGRIGLFEAVALLLWPTLGKIFLSYSSGIIQENLSAAWLVVLAGCLLGLIFYLPLAALLTRFPGEDLTGIAERAAGPVIGKMLSGILIVYFFISTVLLLRQIAETVIGTALPQFPLLVVIILLAAVMALPAGWGLEPTARVAALATPFLLIGGIGIFLLQYGNLKLDYLAPFWGPGLREIAANSLARSSLVSEVVFLGFLAPFLPRQKKAAAGFYLIALAGILLTGAMLIGQMVFPPGVAAEHSFPFYEISRSIYFGRFYQRVEFIFVLVWLTITMLSLSLRFYFTAAGVAKVFKMPYYQPLIGIMAFTVLAAALLLHDYNTAVFWDNLIQGRLAWIPAFLIPALIYLIAAARGKHGKQTNV from the coding sequence ATGATTAGAGAAGGCCGTATCGGCCTGTTTGAGGCGGTTGCTTTATTGCTTTGGCCCACTCTGGGGAAGATTTTTCTTTCCTATTCATCCGGGATCATTCAGGAAAATCTGAGCGCCGCCTGGCTGGTGGTATTGGCCGGGTGTCTTTTGGGATTAATATTTTATTTACCGCTGGCCGCTTTACTAACCCGGTTTCCCGGCGAGGATCTGACCGGAATCGCCGAGAGGGCCGCCGGGCCGGTGATTGGAAAAATGCTCTCCGGAATCTTAATCGTATATTTCTTTATCAGCACTGTTCTCTTGCTGCGACAGATCGCGGAGACGGTTATCGGAACCGCCTTGCCGCAATTTCCGCTGCTGGTGGTGATCATTCTCCTGGCAGCCGTCATGGCGCTTCCGGCTGGCTGGGGACTGGAACCGACCGCCAGAGTAGCCGCGCTGGCGACCCCTTTTTTACTCATCGGGGGGATTGGCATTTTCTTACTCCAGTATGGAAATTTGAAGCTCGATTATCTGGCCCCGTTTTGGGGGCCGGGGCTTCGGGAGATTGCCGCTAACAGCCTTGCCCGAAGCTCTCTTGTAAGTGAAGTCGTCTTTTTAGGATTTCTGGCCCCCTTTCTGCCGCGCCAAAAAAAAGCGGCCGCCGGGTTTTACCTGATTGCATTGGCGGGAATTTTACTAACCGGAGCAATGCTCATTGGCCAAATGGTCTTTCCACCCGGCGTAGCGGCGGAACATAGCTTTCCCTTTTATGAGATCTCCCGTTCCATCTATTTTGGCCGCTTTTACCAGCGGGTGGAATTTATCTTCGTTTTGGTATGGCTGACGATTACCATGTTATCCTTGAGCCTGCGGTTTTATTTCACCGCCGCCGGTGTGGCCAAGGTTTTTAAAATGCCGTATTACCAGCCGTTAATTGGAATCATGGCCTTTACGGTACTTGCCGCCGCTTTACTGCTGCATGATTATAATACCGCAGTTTTTTGGGATAATCTGATTCAGGGGCGTCTGGCCTGGATACCGGCATTTCTGATTCCCGCTTTGATTTATCTGATCGCGGCAGCGCGTGGAAAACATGGTAAGCAAACCAATGTCTAA
- a CDS encoding spore germination protein — protein MPLIKTIKNIFAFKEPQPEPGFLMAGDEPEEVRETVTLPEQFADESVIVPPERKLTGALESDSRLIEAVFSGGENQALSRREITVSGKTAAIFFLEKLAGLDTVSRNLIGPISRMGKLSLETIRAGLTAGEVRVSGDLNGGIKQLLQGSSLVLLEGETRFLIARTGAAPYRAVSEAIHERAVRGPQEGFTEDLETNLALVQKRLRTHRFAYENLEVGSLSRTRIAILSVNGITNPRLVAEVKRRIQSLKIAHLSDSGMLEQLIEDKWWHPYPQILVTERPDRIAAGLAEGKIAVLVDGSYQALLMPATLISLLHAAEDYNVRWPYGLFMRLVRILAAFIMVFLPSLYIVANLYEPELLPTDLLFSLVAIKQYSPLPTIVEVILIELVFEIMREAAHRGPRNVVAPLIIVIGVVLGLVAVFTHLINPVLLLVILLTAIAAFVMPEFSVGLSFRLTRYFYILMAFFSGLIGIVIGVFIHLHLLVKQKSFGVPMFAPIAPFTKRSKDIVLMSPVWLREKRPDFLDPGQILRQPEDSRGWLKEQSSEPMAPELPEGGKSND, from the coding sequence TTGCCATTAATTAAGACGATTAAAAATATCTTTGCTTTCAAGGAACCCCAACCTGAACCAGGCTTTCTGATGGCCGGTGATGAACCGGAAGAAGTCCGGGAGACAGTTACCCTGCCGGAACAGTTTGCGGATGAATCCGTAATTGTTCCGCCGGAACGGAAACTCACCGGTGCCCTTGAGTCCGATAGCCGTTTGATCGAAGCCGTCTTCAGCGGGGGAGAAAACCAGGCTTTAAGCCGCCGGGAAATTACCGTCTCCGGAAAAACCGCCGCCATCTTTTTTCTGGAAAAACTGGCCGGGCTGGATACGGTCAGCCGCAATCTCATCGGACCCATCAGCCGGATGGGAAAATTATCCCTCGAAACTATCCGGGCCGGTCTTACCGCCGGGGAAGTCCGGGTATCCGGTGATTTAAACGGGGGGATCAAACAGCTTCTGCAGGGGAGCAGCCTGGTCCTGCTTGAAGGGGAAACCCGTTTTCTCATTGCCCGGACCGGGGCCGCCCCCTACCGGGCCGTATCCGAAGCCATACACGAACGGGCGGTGCGCGGCCCCCAGGAAGGCTTCACCGAAGACCTGGAAACCAATCTGGCTTTGGTCCAAAAACGGCTCCGGACCCACCGTTTTGCCTATGAGAATCTGGAAGTCGGTTCATTAAGCAGGACCCGTATCGCCATCCTGTCAGTCAACGGGATTACCAATCCAAGGCTTGTGGCGGAGGTCAAACGCCGGATTCAAAGCCTGAAAATCGCCCATCTATCCGATAGCGGCATGCTGGAACAGCTTATTGAAGACAAGTGGTGGCACCCATATCCCCAGATTTTAGTTACCGAAAGGCCGGACCGGATTGCCGCCGGACTGGCCGAAGGCAAAATCGCCGTGCTGGTTGACGGCAGTTATCAGGCCTTGCTGATGCCCGCGACCCTGATCAGCCTGTTGCACGCGGCGGAAGATTACAACGTCAGGTGGCCCTACGGCCTTTTTATGCGCCTGGTCCGGATCTTGGCCGCTTTTATCATGGTCTTTCTGCCTTCATTATATATCGTCGCCAATCTCTATGAACCGGAGCTGCTCCCCACCGATCTGCTCTTTAGTCTGGTGGCCATTAAGCAATATTCGCCGCTGCCGACGATTGTAGAGGTAATCCTGATTGAGCTGGTTTTTGAGATTATGCGCGAAGCCGCGCACCGGGGGCCGCGCAATGTGGTGGCGCCGTTAATCATCGTTATCGGCGTGGTTTTGGGACTAGTCGCCGTTTTTACCCATCTGATCAATCCGGTGTTGTTGCTGGTCATTTTGTTAACCGCCATTGCCGCGTTTGTGATGCCGGAGTTTTCAGTAGGTTTAAGTTTCCGGCTGACCCGTTACTTCTATATCCTGATGGCCTTTTTCTCCGGCTTGATCGGAATCGTGATCGGTGTCTTCATCCACCTGCATCTTTTGGTCAAACAGAAAAGTTTCGGCGTGCCCATGTTCGCCCCGATTGCTCCCTTCACCAAACGGAGCAAGGACATCGTCCTGATGAGTCCGGTCTGGTTGCGGGAGAAGCGCCCCGATTTCCTCGATCCCGGACAGATCCTGCGGCAGCCGGAAGACAGCCGGGGCTGGTTAAAAGAACAGTCTTCCGAGCCAATGGCGCCGGAATTACCTGAAGGAGGAAAGTCTAATGATTAG
- a CDS encoding RHS repeat domain-containing protein produces the protein MIATKDANSNILYFDYSWKYNYAYLTRIYKQDGTTIASYSYDMDANQQSGFDNGKPIQATDPKGNSFLYSYDGIGRLTTETLDNPDPKVGFTRSVTYDDANSIISFQFGNDTAGWQYGKVLYDPIFGEFRRIQRQLDGNWVTLKELAYDSNGNGVMGNEKENLVCHNSDYYIVRSAGIRR, from the coding sequence ATGATTGCGACGAAAGATGCCAATAGCAATATACTTTATTTTGATTATTCCTGGAAGTACAATTATGCGTATTTAACTCGAATTTACAAACAAGACGGTACTACCATTGCATCTTACAGTTATGATATGGATGCTAACCAGCAGTCCGGTTTTGATAATGGCAAGCCCATCCAAGCGACGGATCCGAAAGGGAACTCTTTTCTTTATAGCTATGACGGCATCGGCAGATTGACCACTGAAACCCTTGATAATCCCGATCCTAAGGTTGGATTTACCCGAAGTGTGACATATGATGATGCCAATAGCATCATATCGTTTCAATTTGGCAACGATACCGCCGGTTGGCAGTATGGTAAGGTTCTTTATGATCCTATCTTCGGAGAATTCCGTCGAATTCAGCGTCAATTAGACGGTAATTGGGTAACGCTCAAGGAATTAGCTTATGATAGCAATGGCAATGGGGTAATGGGTAATGAAAAGGAAAATTTGGTTTGTCATAATTCTGATTATTATATTGTCCGTTCAGCCGGTATCCGCCGCTAA